One window of the Anguilla rostrata isolate EN2019 chromosome 13, ASM1855537v3, whole genome shotgun sequence genome contains the following:
- the LOC135238385 gene encoding alpha-1,3-galactosyltransferase 2-like isoform X3 — MDKCPLLPGQTLRLGEAVDNTLDLWSRSDVQTCTYWGAPVMWDGMFDPKVYDRVHREKRSSVALTVFAVGRYLDAYLSEFLRSAEQHFMPGLPVTYYVFTDSPERVPEVRLGPDRAVEVVRVQRHHRWQDISMMRMKTITDAIDQLIRHRHQYVFCLDVDQVFVGRFGSEALGDSVALLHAFYYHRPKVFYTYDTNPRSAAYMETGDFYYHAAVFGGSWQSVRNLTEGCFRGIVEDQRNQVEALWQDESHLNKYLWLHKPSKVLSPEYCWAKGVGHRRDIHVTRLLWADKHYSTLRYPT, encoded by the exons ATGGATAAGTGTCCTTTACTTCCTGGGCAGACACTGCGGCTGGGAGAGGCCGTGGACAACACACTGGACCTGTG GTCCAGAAGCGATGTTCAAACGTGCACTTATTGGGGTGCACCTGTGATGTGGGATGGAATGTTTGACCCCAAAGTCTATGACAGAGTGCACAGAGAAAAGCGTTCATCTGTGGCACTGACTGTGTTTGCTGTTGGAAG GTACCTGGACGCCTACCTCTCAGAATTCCTGCGCTCCGCGGAGCAGCACTTCATGCCGGGCTTACCCGTGACGTACTACGTGTTCACCGACTCCCCGGAGCGGGTGCCCGAAGTGCGGCTGGGCCCGGACCGCGCCGTGGAGGTGGTGCGCGTGCAGAGGCACCACCGCTGGCAGGACATCTCCATGATGCGCATGAAGACCATCACGGACGCCATCGACCAGCTCATCCGCCACCGGCACCAGTACGTCTTCTGCCTGGACGTGGACCAGGTGTTTGTGGGCCGCTTCGGTTCGGAGGCCCTGGGGGACTCCGTGGCCCTGCTGCACGCCTTCTACTACCACCGGCCCAAGGTCTTCTACACCTACGACACCAACCCCAGGTCCGCCGCGTACATGGAGACCGGCGACTTCTACTACCATGCGGCGGTCTTCGGCGGGTCGTGGCAGAGCGTGAGGAACCTGACGGAGGGCTGCTTCCGAGGCATCGTGGAGGACCAGCGGAACCAGGTGGAGGCCCTGTGGCAGGACGAGAGCCACCTGAACAAATACCTGTGGCTCCACAAGCCCAGTAAGGTGCTGTCTCCGGAGTACTGCTGGGCGAAGGGAGTCGGGCATCGCAGAGACATCCACGTCACCCGCCTCCTCTGGGCCGACAAGCACTACAGCACGCTCAGGTATCCCACGTAG
- the LOC135238385 gene encoding alpha-1,3-galactosyltransferase 2-like isoform X4, with amino-acid sequence MKAAQDNCGLALGEERSRSDVQTCTYWGAPVMWDGMFDPKVYDRVHREKRSSVALTVFAVGRYLDAYLSEFLRSAEQHFMPGLPVTYYVFTDSPERVPEVRLGPDRAVEVVRVQRHHRWQDISMMRMKTITDAIDQLIRHRHQYVFCLDVDQVFVGRFGSEALGDSVALLHAFYYHRPKVFYTYDTNPRSAAYMETGDFYYHAAVFGGSWQSVRNLTEGCFRGIVEDQRNQVEALWQDESHLNKYLWLHKPSKVLSPEYCWAKGVGHRRDIHVTRLLWADKHYSTLRYPT; translated from the exons atgaaagcgGCCCAAGATAACTGTGGCCT TGCTCTGGGGGAAGAAAG GTCCAGAAGCGATGTTCAAACGTGCACTTATTGGGGTGCACCTGTGATGTGGGATGGAATGTTTGACCCCAAAGTCTATGACAGAGTGCACAGAGAAAAGCGTTCATCTGTGGCACTGACTGTGTTTGCTGTTGGAAG GTACCTGGACGCCTACCTCTCAGAATTCCTGCGCTCCGCGGAGCAGCACTTCATGCCGGGCTTACCCGTGACGTACTACGTGTTCACCGACTCCCCGGAGCGGGTGCCCGAAGTGCGGCTGGGCCCGGACCGCGCCGTGGAGGTGGTGCGCGTGCAGAGGCACCACCGCTGGCAGGACATCTCCATGATGCGCATGAAGACCATCACGGACGCCATCGACCAGCTCATCCGCCACCGGCACCAGTACGTCTTCTGCCTGGACGTGGACCAGGTGTTTGTGGGCCGCTTCGGTTCGGAGGCCCTGGGGGACTCCGTGGCCCTGCTGCACGCCTTCTACTACCACCGGCCCAAGGTCTTCTACACCTACGACACCAACCCCAGGTCCGCCGCGTACATGGAGACCGGCGACTTCTACTACCATGCGGCGGTCTTCGGCGGGTCGTGGCAGAGCGTGAGGAACCTGACGGAGGGCTGCTTCCGAGGCATCGTGGAGGACCAGCGGAACCAGGTGGAGGCCCTGTGGCAGGACGAGAGCCACCTGAACAAATACCTGTGGCTCCACAAGCCCAGTAAGGTGCTGTCTCCGGAGTACTGCTGGGCGAAGGGAGTCGGGCATCGCAGAGACATCCACGTCACCCGCCTCCTCTGGGCCGACAAGCACTACAGCACGCTCAGGTATCCCACGTAG
- the LOC135238385 gene encoding alpha-1,3-galactosyltransferase 2-like isoform X5 produces the protein MKAAQDNCGLSRSDVQTCTYWGAPVMWDGMFDPKVYDRVHREKRSSVALTVFAVGRYLDAYLSEFLRSAEQHFMPGLPVTYYVFTDSPERVPEVRLGPDRAVEVVRVQRHHRWQDISMMRMKTITDAIDQLIRHRHQYVFCLDVDQVFVGRFGSEALGDSVALLHAFYYHRPKVFYTYDTNPRSAAYMETGDFYYHAAVFGGSWQSVRNLTEGCFRGIVEDQRNQVEALWQDESHLNKYLWLHKPSKVLSPEYCWAKGVGHRRDIHVTRLLWADKHYSTLRYPT, from the exons atgaaagcgGCCCAAGATAACTGTGGCCT GTCCAGAAGCGATGTTCAAACGTGCACTTATTGGGGTGCACCTGTGATGTGGGATGGAATGTTTGACCCCAAAGTCTATGACAGAGTGCACAGAGAAAAGCGTTCATCTGTGGCACTGACTGTGTTTGCTGTTGGAAG GTACCTGGACGCCTACCTCTCAGAATTCCTGCGCTCCGCGGAGCAGCACTTCATGCCGGGCTTACCCGTGACGTACTACGTGTTCACCGACTCCCCGGAGCGGGTGCCCGAAGTGCGGCTGGGCCCGGACCGCGCCGTGGAGGTGGTGCGCGTGCAGAGGCACCACCGCTGGCAGGACATCTCCATGATGCGCATGAAGACCATCACGGACGCCATCGACCAGCTCATCCGCCACCGGCACCAGTACGTCTTCTGCCTGGACGTGGACCAGGTGTTTGTGGGCCGCTTCGGTTCGGAGGCCCTGGGGGACTCCGTGGCCCTGCTGCACGCCTTCTACTACCACCGGCCCAAGGTCTTCTACACCTACGACACCAACCCCAGGTCCGCCGCGTACATGGAGACCGGCGACTTCTACTACCATGCGGCGGTCTTCGGCGGGTCGTGGCAGAGCGTGAGGAACCTGACGGAGGGCTGCTTCCGAGGCATCGTGGAGGACCAGCGGAACCAGGTGGAGGCCCTGTGGCAGGACGAGAGCCACCTGAACAAATACCTGTGGCTCCACAAGCCCAGTAAGGTGCTGTCTCCGGAGTACTGCTGGGCGAAGGGAGTCGGGCATCGCAGAGACATCCACGTCACCCGCCTCCTCTGGGCCGACAAGCACTACAGCACGCTCAGGTATCCCACGTAG
- the LOC135238385 gene encoding alpha-1,3-galactosyltransferase 2-like isoform X2 codes for MMRWFLKARHLFVYALFILAVLFIAYIGPSSVRFLEGLIPMDKCPLLPGQTLRLGEAVDNTLDLWSRSDVQTCTYWGAPVMWDGMFDPKVYDRVHREKRSSVALTVFAVGRYLDAYLSEFLRSAEQHFMPGLPVTYYVFTDSPERVPEVRLGPDRAVEVVRVQRHHRWQDISMMRMKTITDAIDQLIRHRHQYVFCLDVDQVFVGRFGSEALGDSVALLHAFYYHRPKVFYTYDTNPRSAAYMETGDFYYHAAVFGGSWQSVRNLTEGCFRGIVEDQRNQVEALWQDESHLNKYLWLHKPSKVLSPEYCWAKGVGHRRDIHVTRLLWADKHYSTLRYPT; via the exons ATGATGAG ATGGTTTCTCAAAGCACGACATCTATTTGTTTATGCCCTATTCATCCTTGCAGTGCTCTTCATTGCCTACATCGGCCCCTCATCGGTCAG GTTTTTGGAGGGATTAATTCCTATGGATAAGTGTCCTTTACTTCCTGGGCAGACACTGCGGCTGGGAGAGGCCGTGGACAACACACTGGACCTGTG GTCCAGAAGCGATGTTCAAACGTGCACTTATTGGGGTGCACCTGTGATGTGGGATGGAATGTTTGACCCCAAAGTCTATGACAGAGTGCACAGAGAAAAGCGTTCATCTGTGGCACTGACTGTGTTTGCTGTTGGAAG GTACCTGGACGCCTACCTCTCAGAATTCCTGCGCTCCGCGGAGCAGCACTTCATGCCGGGCTTACCCGTGACGTACTACGTGTTCACCGACTCCCCGGAGCGGGTGCCCGAAGTGCGGCTGGGCCCGGACCGCGCCGTGGAGGTGGTGCGCGTGCAGAGGCACCACCGCTGGCAGGACATCTCCATGATGCGCATGAAGACCATCACGGACGCCATCGACCAGCTCATCCGCCACCGGCACCAGTACGTCTTCTGCCTGGACGTGGACCAGGTGTTTGTGGGCCGCTTCGGTTCGGAGGCCCTGGGGGACTCCGTGGCCCTGCTGCACGCCTTCTACTACCACCGGCCCAAGGTCTTCTACACCTACGACACCAACCCCAGGTCCGCCGCGTACATGGAGACCGGCGACTTCTACTACCATGCGGCGGTCTTCGGCGGGTCGTGGCAGAGCGTGAGGAACCTGACGGAGGGCTGCTTCCGAGGCATCGTGGAGGACCAGCGGAACCAGGTGGAGGCCCTGTGGCAGGACGAGAGCCACCTGAACAAATACCTGTGGCTCCACAAGCCCAGTAAGGTGCTGTCTCCGGAGTACTGCTGGGCGAAGGGAGTCGGGCATCGCAGAGACATCCACGTCACCCGCCTCCTCTGGGCCGACAAGCACTACAGCACGCTCAGGTATCCCACGTAG
- the LOC135238385 gene encoding alpha-1,3-galactosyltransferase 2-like isoform X1, giving the protein MLAECVSFNTHFPPGGEQRNYSFNKTNGASLVLNASLYFALFSVVFLARLPSPARRWFLKARHLFVYALFILAVLFIAYIGPSSVRFLEGLIPMDKCPLLPGQTLRLGEAVDNTLDLWSRSDVQTCTYWGAPVMWDGMFDPKVYDRVHREKRSSVALTVFAVGRYLDAYLSEFLRSAEQHFMPGLPVTYYVFTDSPERVPEVRLGPDRAVEVVRVQRHHRWQDISMMRMKTITDAIDQLIRHRHQYVFCLDVDQVFVGRFGSEALGDSVALLHAFYYHRPKVFYTYDTNPRSAAYMETGDFYYHAAVFGGSWQSVRNLTEGCFRGIVEDQRNQVEALWQDESHLNKYLWLHKPSKVLSPEYCWAKGVGHRRDIHVTRLLWADKHYSTLRYPT; this is encoded by the exons ATGTTGGCCGAATGTGTCTCATTCAATACACACTTTCCACCGGGAGGTGAACAgagaaattattcatttaacaaaacaaatggtGCATCGTTAGTACTTAATGCATCCTTATATTTCGCACTGTTTTCAGTGGTCTTTTTAGCTAGGTTACCCAGCCCCGCTCGAAG ATGGTTTCTCAAAGCACGACATCTATTTGTTTATGCCCTATTCATCCTTGCAGTGCTCTTCATTGCCTACATCGGCCCCTCATCGGTCAG GTTTTTGGAGGGATTAATTCCTATGGATAAGTGTCCTTTACTTCCTGGGCAGACACTGCGGCTGGGAGAGGCCGTGGACAACACACTGGACCTGTG GTCCAGAAGCGATGTTCAAACGTGCACTTATTGGGGTGCACCTGTGATGTGGGATGGAATGTTTGACCCCAAAGTCTATGACAGAGTGCACAGAGAAAAGCGTTCATCTGTGGCACTGACTGTGTTTGCTGTTGGAAG GTACCTGGACGCCTACCTCTCAGAATTCCTGCGCTCCGCGGAGCAGCACTTCATGCCGGGCTTACCCGTGACGTACTACGTGTTCACCGACTCCCCGGAGCGGGTGCCCGAAGTGCGGCTGGGCCCGGACCGCGCCGTGGAGGTGGTGCGCGTGCAGAGGCACCACCGCTGGCAGGACATCTCCATGATGCGCATGAAGACCATCACGGACGCCATCGACCAGCTCATCCGCCACCGGCACCAGTACGTCTTCTGCCTGGACGTGGACCAGGTGTTTGTGGGCCGCTTCGGTTCGGAGGCCCTGGGGGACTCCGTGGCCCTGCTGCACGCCTTCTACTACCACCGGCCCAAGGTCTTCTACACCTACGACACCAACCCCAGGTCCGCCGCGTACATGGAGACCGGCGACTTCTACTACCATGCGGCGGTCTTCGGCGGGTCGTGGCAGAGCGTGAGGAACCTGACGGAGGGCTGCTTCCGAGGCATCGTGGAGGACCAGCGGAACCAGGTGGAGGCCCTGTGGCAGGACGAGAGCCACCTGAACAAATACCTGTGGCTCCACAAGCCCAGTAAGGTGCTGTCTCCGGAGTACTGCTGGGCGAAGGGAGTCGGGCATCGCAGAGACATCCACGTCACCCGCCTCCTCTGGGCCGACAAGCACTACAGCACGCTCAGGTATCCCACGTAG
- the znf362a gene encoding zinc finger protein 362a isoform X3: MHCLCWWEELDNLVLINKIKEQLMAEKIRPPHLPPTSLPSQQPLLVSPSEGSQHGMLGPKVQQVQGHQSHSPSQPDIALHARPASSTVSGLALASRTGSHNTSEAITPTTPTSSSQSRLGGAHSPNIISGLASGLGMEPIKSSGGLAGLLGPPPKMERGRKKIKAENPSGPLLVVPYPILASGTDQSCIGIPVKEGKTYRCKVCPLTFFSKSDMQIHSKSHTEAKPHKCPHCSKSFANASYLAQHLRIHLGVKPYHCSYCEKSFRQLSHLQQHTRIHTGDRPYKCIAPGCEKAFTQLSNLQSHQRQHNKDKPYKCPNCYRAYSDSASLQIHLSAHAIKNAKAYCCSICGRAYTSETYLMKHMSKHTVVEHLVSHHSPQRTDSPSVPIRISLI, translated from the exons ATGCATTGCCTGTGCTGGTGGGAAGAG CTTGACAACTTGGTTCTCATCAACAAGATTAAGGAGCAGCTGATGGCAGAGAAGATTCGTCCTCCGCACCTGccacccacctccctcccatccCAGCAGCCCTTGCTGGTGTCCCCCTCAGAAGGGAGCCAGCACGGGATGCTCGGTCCCAAAGTACAGCAGGTACAGGGGCACCAGTCTCACAGCCCGTCCCAGCCAGACATCGCCCTGCACGCCCGACCGGCCTCCAGCACAGTGTCAg GCCTGGCACTGGCATCTCGAACCGGCAGCCACAACACCTCAGAGGCCATCACCCCAACCACGCCCACCTCTAGCAGCCAAAGCAGGCTGGGCGGAGCTCATTCCCCCAACATCATCTCGGGGTTGGCCAGCGGCCTGGGAATGGAGCCAATCAAGAGCAGCGGGGGTCTAGCAGGGCTGCTGGGACCGCCTCCTAAAATGGAGCGTGGCCGCAAGAAGATCAAAGCGGAGAACCCGTCTGGCCCCCTGCTTGTGGTACCCTACCCCATCCTGGCCTCGGGGACAGACCAGTCCTGCATTGGAATTCCTGTTAAAGAGGGGAAAACATACAG GTGTAAAGTCTGTCCGCTGACCTTCTTCTCCAAGTCGGACATGCAGATTCATTCCAAGTCCCACACAGAAGCCAAGCCGCACAAATGCCCCCACTGCTCTAAGTCCTTTGCCAACGCCTCTTATCTGGCCCAGCACCTGCGCATACACCTGGGCGTCAAGCCCTACCACTGCTCCTACTGCGAGAAGTCCTTCCGCCAGCTCTCCCACCTTCAGCAGCACACCAG AATTCACACAGGTGACCGGCCCTACAAGTGTATTGCGCCAGGGTGTGAAAAGGCCTTTACTCAGCTTTCCAACCTGCAG TCCCACCAAAGGCAGCATAACAAAGACAAGCCTTACAAGTGTCCCAACTGCTACCGCGCGTACTCGGACTCCGCTTCCCTGCAGATCCACCTGTCTGCGCACGCCATCAAAAACGCCAAGGCCTACTGCTGCAGCATATGTGGGCGGGCCTACACCTCT GAGACGTACCTGATGAAGCATATGTCCAAACACACGGTGGTGGAGCACCTGGTGAGCCACCATTCGCCCCAGAGAACGGACTCGCCCAGCGTGCCCATCCGCATCTCCCTCATCTGA
- the znf362a gene encoding zinc finger protein 362a isoform X2, whose product MAEPRFNNPYFWPPPPAMPGQLDNLVLINKIKEQLMAEKIRPPHLPPTSLPSQQPLLVSPSEGSQHGMLGPKVQQVQGHQSHSPSQPDIALHARPASSTVSGLALASRTGSHNTSEAITPTTPTSSSQSRLGGAHSPNIISGLASGLGMEPIKSSGGLAGLLGPPPKMERGRKKIKAENPSGPLLVVPYPILASGTDQSCIGIPVKEGKTYRCKVCPLTFFSKSDMQIHSKSHTEAKPHKCPHCSKSFANASYLAQHLRIHLGVKPYHCSYCEKSFRQLSHLQQHTRIHTGDRPYKCIAPGCEKAFTQLSNLQSHQRQHNKDKPYKCPNCYRAYSDSASLQIHLSAHAIKNAKAYCCSICGRAYTSETYLMKHMSKHTVVEHLVSHHSPQRTDSPSVPIRISLI is encoded by the exons ATGGCTGAGCCTCGATTTAATAACCCTTATTTCTGGCCCCCACCTCCTGCTATGCCTGGCCAG CTTGACAACTTGGTTCTCATCAACAAGATTAAGGAGCAGCTGATGGCAGAGAAGATTCGTCCTCCGCACCTGccacccacctccctcccatccCAGCAGCCCTTGCTGGTGTCCCCCTCAGAAGGGAGCCAGCACGGGATGCTCGGTCCCAAAGTACAGCAGGTACAGGGGCACCAGTCTCACAGCCCGTCCCAGCCAGACATCGCCCTGCACGCCCGACCGGCCTCCAGCACAGTGTCAg GCCTGGCACTGGCATCTCGAACCGGCAGCCACAACACCTCAGAGGCCATCACCCCAACCACGCCCACCTCTAGCAGCCAAAGCAGGCTGGGCGGAGCTCATTCCCCCAACATCATCTCGGGGTTGGCCAGCGGCCTGGGAATGGAGCCAATCAAGAGCAGCGGGGGTCTAGCAGGGCTGCTGGGACCGCCTCCTAAAATGGAGCGTGGCCGCAAGAAGATCAAAGCGGAGAACCCGTCTGGCCCCCTGCTTGTGGTACCCTACCCCATCCTGGCCTCGGGGACAGACCAGTCCTGCATTGGAATTCCTGTTAAAGAGGGGAAAACATACAG GTGTAAAGTCTGTCCGCTGACCTTCTTCTCCAAGTCGGACATGCAGATTCATTCCAAGTCCCACACAGAAGCCAAGCCGCACAAATGCCCCCACTGCTCTAAGTCCTTTGCCAACGCCTCTTATCTGGCCCAGCACCTGCGCATACACCTGGGCGTCAAGCCCTACCACTGCTCCTACTGCGAGAAGTCCTTCCGCCAGCTCTCCCACCTTCAGCAGCACACCAG AATTCACACAGGTGACCGGCCCTACAAGTGTATTGCGCCAGGGTGTGAAAAGGCCTTTACTCAGCTTTCCAACCTGCAG TCCCACCAAAGGCAGCATAACAAAGACAAGCCTTACAAGTGTCCCAACTGCTACCGCGCGTACTCGGACTCCGCTTCCCTGCAGATCCACCTGTCTGCGCACGCCATCAAAAACGCCAAGGCCTACTGCTGCAGCATATGTGGGCGGGCCTACACCTCT GAGACGTACCTGATGAAGCATATGTCCAAACACACGGTGGTGGAGCACCTGGTGAGCCACCATTCGCCCCAGAGAACGGACTCGCCCAGCGTGCCCATCCGCATCTCCCTCATCTGA
- the znf362a gene encoding zinc finger protein 362a isoform X1, with protein MNATQPAAPRSERMAEPRFNNPYFWPPPPAMPGQLDNLVLINKIKEQLMAEKIRPPHLPPTSLPSQQPLLVSPSEGSQHGMLGPKVQQVQGHQSHSPSQPDIALHARPASSTVSGLALASRTGSHNTSEAITPTTPTSSSQSRLGGAHSPNIISGLASGLGMEPIKSSGGLAGLLGPPPKMERGRKKIKAENPSGPLLVVPYPILASGTDQSCIGIPVKEGKTYRCKVCPLTFFSKSDMQIHSKSHTEAKPHKCPHCSKSFANASYLAQHLRIHLGVKPYHCSYCEKSFRQLSHLQQHTRIHTGDRPYKCIAPGCEKAFTQLSNLQSHQRQHNKDKPYKCPNCYRAYSDSASLQIHLSAHAIKNAKAYCCSICGRAYTSETYLMKHMSKHTVVEHLVSHHSPQRTDSPSVPIRISLI; from the exons ATGAACGCTACCCAGCCTGCAGCACCCAGAAGTGAACG AATGGCTGAGCCTCGATTTAATAACCCTTATTTCTGGCCCCCACCTCCTGCTATGCCTGGCCAG CTTGACAACTTGGTTCTCATCAACAAGATTAAGGAGCAGCTGATGGCAGAGAAGATTCGTCCTCCGCACCTGccacccacctccctcccatccCAGCAGCCCTTGCTGGTGTCCCCCTCAGAAGGGAGCCAGCACGGGATGCTCGGTCCCAAAGTACAGCAGGTACAGGGGCACCAGTCTCACAGCCCGTCCCAGCCAGACATCGCCCTGCACGCCCGACCGGCCTCCAGCACAGTGTCAg GCCTGGCACTGGCATCTCGAACCGGCAGCCACAACACCTCAGAGGCCATCACCCCAACCACGCCCACCTCTAGCAGCCAAAGCAGGCTGGGCGGAGCTCATTCCCCCAACATCATCTCGGGGTTGGCCAGCGGCCTGGGAATGGAGCCAATCAAGAGCAGCGGGGGTCTAGCAGGGCTGCTGGGACCGCCTCCTAAAATGGAGCGTGGCCGCAAGAAGATCAAAGCGGAGAACCCGTCTGGCCCCCTGCTTGTGGTACCCTACCCCATCCTGGCCTCGGGGACAGACCAGTCCTGCATTGGAATTCCTGTTAAAGAGGGGAAAACATACAG GTGTAAAGTCTGTCCGCTGACCTTCTTCTCCAAGTCGGACATGCAGATTCATTCCAAGTCCCACACAGAAGCCAAGCCGCACAAATGCCCCCACTGCTCTAAGTCCTTTGCCAACGCCTCTTATCTGGCCCAGCACCTGCGCATACACCTGGGCGTCAAGCCCTACCACTGCTCCTACTGCGAGAAGTCCTTCCGCCAGCTCTCCCACCTTCAGCAGCACACCAG AATTCACACAGGTGACCGGCCCTACAAGTGTATTGCGCCAGGGTGTGAAAAGGCCTTTACTCAGCTTTCCAACCTGCAG TCCCACCAAAGGCAGCATAACAAAGACAAGCCTTACAAGTGTCCCAACTGCTACCGCGCGTACTCGGACTCCGCTTCCCTGCAGATCCACCTGTCTGCGCACGCCATCAAAAACGCCAAGGCCTACTGCTGCAGCATATGTGGGCGGGCCTACACCTCT GAGACGTACCTGATGAAGCATATGTCCAAACACACGGTGGTGGAGCACCTGGTGAGCCACCATTCGCCCCAGAGAACGGACTCGCCCAGCGTGCCCATCCGCATCTCCCTCATCTGA